In one Granulicella cerasi genomic region, the following are encoded:
- a CDS encoding glycoside hydrolase family 127 protein, translated as MTHIHRRDFLSLSLLAVLDAAIAQPSLAQPAPAATNHAAFKELPANAITADGWLKLYLNRQADTLGYALADTSWPFDAPYWQGEEQCPSWWPWEQVAYWVDGAVRCALTTGDAKLLDRALQRIRYTLSHANGSYLGPQYMRDGAQDYNRWPHAIFFRALTVLSDNGTLQNIPEILSSFYLSAQDGYDIAARNTVNVETMLWCYERTGNPALLAMAEPAWHGYVTGKPHDAADLNHEAVYGGGPIKAHGVTYAEMAKLPAILYAHTGNPEYLKFALAAQQRIFTHHMLVDGIPSTTEHFGATTSLDSHETCDITDHTWTWGYLLEATGDGLWADRIERACFNAGMGAIRKDWKGLQYFSCPNQVVASETSNHNKLKHGNYWMAYQPNPGRGTACCGGNVHRLFPNYALRMWMTTTDGGLVATLYGANSVTTRLGEAKTRVTVQQRTRYPFADTIEFLIHPEKPTTFGLKLRIPAWCDAPQLSLNGHDLAMPAIEHGFITLHRRFTAGTLVRLRLPMKTRQLTTIDGGVAYECGPLVYSLPIDAQWSSHVVEKWTTAAYPSWDAHARSAWNYALDEQPAPQLERTADVDDPWMHPPCSLTVQATALPHWTTADPADATGDRLTPPLPPRDAANAQNAKAKLRLVPLGSTELRLTVFPKV; from the coding sequence ATGACGCACATTCATCGCCGAGACTTCCTATCGCTCTCCCTGCTCGCGGTCCTCGACGCGGCCATCGCGCAACCTTCGCTCGCGCAGCCCGCGCCCGCCGCCACCAACCACGCGGCCTTCAAAGAGCTTCCGGCAAACGCTATCACCGCGGACGGCTGGCTGAAGCTCTACTTGAACCGGCAGGCCGACACCCTCGGCTACGCGCTCGCAGACACCTCCTGGCCCTTCGACGCGCCTTACTGGCAGGGCGAGGAGCAATGCCCTTCCTGGTGGCCCTGGGAGCAGGTCGCCTACTGGGTTGATGGCGCCGTGCGTTGCGCACTCACTACCGGCGACGCCAAACTGCTCGACCGCGCCCTGCAGCGCATCCGCTACACGCTCTCACATGCCAACGGTAGCTACCTCGGCCCGCAGTACATGCGCGACGGAGCGCAGGACTACAACCGCTGGCCGCACGCTATTTTCTTCCGCGCCCTCACGGTGCTCTCTGACAATGGCACCCTGCAGAACATCCCGGAGATTCTCTCGTCCTTCTATCTCTCCGCGCAGGATGGCTATGACATCGCCGCGCGCAATACCGTCAACGTGGAGACGATGCTCTGGTGCTACGAGCGTACCGGCAACCCCGCGCTGCTCGCCATGGCCGAACCCGCGTGGCACGGATACGTCACCGGCAAGCCGCACGACGCAGCCGACCTGAATCATGAAGCCGTCTACGGCGGCGGCCCCATCAAGGCGCACGGAGTCACCTACGCCGAAATGGCGAAGCTGCCCGCGATCCTCTACGCGCACACCGGTAATCCCGAGTACCTGAAGTTCGCCCTGGCCGCGCAGCAGCGCATCTTTACGCATCACATGCTCGTCGACGGCATTCCCTCCACCACCGAGCACTTCGGCGCCACCACCTCGCTCGATTCGCACGAGACCTGCGACATCACCGACCACACCTGGACCTGGGGCTACCTGCTTGAGGCCACCGGCGACGGCCTGTGGGCCGACCGCATCGAGCGCGCCTGCTTCAACGCCGGCATGGGCGCCATCCGCAAGGACTGGAAGGGCCTGCAATACTTCTCATGTCCTAATCAGGTCGTCGCCAGCGAAACCTCGAACCACAACAAGCTGAAGCACGGCAATTACTGGATGGCTTACCAACCCAACCCCGGCCGCGGCACCGCCTGCTGCGGCGGCAACGTGCATCGCCTCTTTCCCAACTACGCCCTGCGCATGTGGATGACCACAACCGATGGCGGACTCGTCGCCACCCTCTATGGCGCCAACTCCGTCACCACGCGCCTTGGCGAAGCGAAGACCCGCGTCACCGTGCAGCAGCGCACGCGCTACCCCTTTGCCGACACGATCGAGTTTCTCATCCATCCGGAGAAGCCGACGACCTTTGGGCTGAAGCTTCGCATCCCCGCATGGTGCGATGCGCCACAACTCAGCCTCAACGGCCACGACCTCGCCATGCCTGCCATCGAGCACGGCTTCATCACGCTGCATCGCCGCTTCACCGCAGGCACCCTCGTGCGCCTGCGTCTGCCGATGAAGACCCGTCAGCTCACCACCATCGACGGCGGCGTGGCCTACGAGTGCGGCCCGCTTGTGTACTCGTTGCCGATCGACGCGCAGTGGTCCAGCCACGTCGTGGAGAAATGGACCACGGCCGCCTATCCCTCGTGGGACGCGCACGCCCGCTCCGCGTGGAACTACGCGCTCGACGAGCAGCCCGCGCCGCAGCTAGAACGCACCGCTGACGTCGACGATCCGTGGATGCATCCCCCCTGCTCGCTCACCGTGCAGGCCACCGCGCTTCCTCACTGGACCACGGCAGATCCTGCGGACGCCACGGGCGATCGGCTTACGCCTCCGCTGCCTCCCCGCGACGCTGCGAACGCCCAAAACGCAAAGGCGAAGTTGCGGCTTGTGCCTCTCGGCTCCACCGAACTTCGCCTCACCGTCTTCCCGAAGGTCTAG
- a CDS encoding TonB-dependent receptor, translated as MRRVYSTLLMVCLFCISMASSYAQVTTATIVGHVTDSSGGAVPKASVITTNLDTGDARTAVANSSGEFRAEFLPAGNYSVQISASGYKTYVQTGITLSVGQIATTNVALTVGETTESVTVTNDLPLVNTSNGEIASTISEREIVDLPLVDRNPYTLLDIVPGVQSNQNSIVLGYPEQRTIINGGSDAGTGSVNYFLDGAPNLTGLRNTGNILPNPDALAEFRVQTNGYSAEFGRFPNGIVNAVTRSGTNKFHGSLFEFYRNDALAAKQWGSSGLATAPLNRHQFGGAIGGPIRKDRTFFFGSYAGLRQTTSTLMNTAVVPTEAERAGDFSADPAASQPVDPLTKQVFVCNGRTGVICANRIDQVASTIINRYIPTLPAGQTVWKGFVSVPYVSDEFLAKVDEQLTPMQRLSVMYFNTSGHSAAVANASATNLPWSQTAYIWRQQNAIINHTWTITPTLVNQAWVSYTRNLGARVNTPQTSLGDLGSTFAIQGPKALPQITVTNFFTLGNAVAGPKAGTNFYALRDLVSFTHGKHSLRFGGELSLDKDEQAVTQANYGTFSFGGTVTSATIAGVKHSNAFADFLIGIPSSVAQASPVTGSTNSWNASLFLQDDWRVLPRLTLNLGLRWDVQTPPTDPENKETTYVAGRQSSVYTAAPVGQLFPGDAGVTRGIIPVRIGHLSPRFGFAFDPTGKGTTAIRAAAGIFWGSMSGNEWNTMENFQPYSLNFTFTNAATTTGATLSDPYRNLTGGNPFPFSRGWVTGASMTGVALGYNAPYTIALNASVQQQMTKTLGLQVAYVGSLGHDLPFATDVNYPVPSATATNASANVLARRPNPKFGQIALINSDQRSNYHSLQASVNQRLAFGLQFSGYYIWSKSISSVDLQQAVANSGAQDYSKLSAERGLTSNDTRNSVAISLIWDPHVRAADRFVRATVNGWRVSAITKLRSGQPFTILNGVDANLDGSSSYDRAQLVGDPHVDRPLPSRWFNTAAFAQNAVTTGKPVDGSSPRNFLEGPAFRDVDMSLVRSFPLLRKTRLEVRGDATNILNIASYSTPSQNGRTVSSSLFGQISTANTVRTLQVGAKLLF; from the coding sequence CAGATCGCCACCACGAACGTTGCGCTCACCGTGGGTGAAACCACCGAGTCGGTGACCGTGACCAATGATCTTCCACTGGTGAACACCAGCAACGGTGAGATCGCCAGCACCATCAGCGAGCGAGAGATCGTCGATCTTCCGCTCGTGGACCGCAATCCCTACACCCTGCTGGATATCGTGCCTGGCGTACAGTCCAACCAGAACTCGATCGTGCTTGGCTACCCCGAGCAGCGCACCATCATCAATGGCGGCTCGGACGCCGGCACGGGCTCGGTCAACTACTTCCTCGATGGCGCACCGAACCTCACGGGTCTGCGCAACACCGGCAACATTCTGCCGAACCCCGATGCACTCGCCGAATTCCGTGTGCAGACCAACGGTTACAGCGCAGAGTTTGGGCGCTTTCCCAATGGCATCGTGAACGCAGTCACCCGTTCAGGAACGAACAAGTTTCACGGAAGCCTCTTCGAGTTCTATCGCAATGATGCCCTGGCCGCGAAGCAATGGGGTTCCTCGGGTCTTGCGACCGCACCGCTCAATCGTCACCAGTTCGGCGGCGCCATCGGCGGGCCCATCCGCAAAGATCGCACCTTCTTCTTCGGCTCCTACGCGGGTCTGCGCCAAACCACGAGCACGCTGATGAACACCGCCGTCGTGCCGACAGAAGCAGAGCGCGCTGGCGACTTCTCGGCGGATCCCGCGGCCTCACAGCCCGTTGATCCGCTCACGAAGCAAGTCTTCGTCTGCAATGGTCGCACCGGCGTCATCTGCGCCAACCGTATCGATCAGGTCGCCAGCACCATCATCAACCGCTACATTCCGACGCTTCCAGCAGGACAGACCGTCTGGAAGGGCTTCGTCTCCGTTCCTTATGTCTCCGACGAGTTCCTCGCCAAGGTCGACGAGCAGCTCACTCCGATGCAGCGGCTCAGCGTGATGTACTTCAACACGAGCGGCCACAGCGCTGCCGTCGCGAATGCCTCGGCCACGAACCTTCCGTGGTCGCAGACCGCTTATATCTGGCGTCAACAGAACGCCATCATCAATCACACGTGGACCATCACACCCACGCTGGTGAACCAGGCATGGGTGAGCTATACCCGCAACCTGGGCGCACGCGTCAATACGCCGCAGACCTCGCTCGGCGACCTAGGTTCTACCTTTGCGATCCAAGGTCCAAAGGCGCTGCCGCAGATTACCGTGACGAACTTCTTCACACTCGGCAATGCGGTGGCCGGCCCCAAGGCAGGTACGAACTTCTATGCCCTTCGCGACCTGGTGAGCTTCACCCACGGCAAGCATTCGCTGCGTTTCGGCGGCGAACTCTCGCTGGACAAAGACGAGCAAGCGGTCACGCAGGCGAACTACGGGACCTTCAGCTTCGGTGGCACGGTCACCAGTGCGACCATCGCCGGCGTGAAGCACTCGAACGCTTTCGCCGATTTCCTCATCGGCATCCCCAGTTCCGTGGCGCAGGCCTCTCCAGTAACAGGCTCTACCAATAGCTGGAACGCGTCGCTCTTCCTCCAGGACGACTGGCGCGTTCTGCCGCGACTCACGCTGAACCTTGGCCTCCGCTGGGACGTTCAAACGCCGCCTACTGATCCGGAGAACAAGGAGACGACGTACGTCGCCGGCCGCCAGTCCTCTGTCTACACCGCAGCACCTGTCGGCCAGCTCTTCCCCGGAGACGCTGGCGTGACACGCGGCATCATCCCCGTGCGCATCGGACATCTCTCGCCGCGCTTCGGCTTTGCCTTCGATCCTACCGGCAAAGGCACCACCGCCATCCGCGCCGCCGCAGGCATCTTCTGGGGAAGCATGTCAGGCAATGAGTGGAACACGATGGAGAACTTCCAGCCGTACTCCCTCAACTTCACCTTCACCAACGCGGCCACGACGACGGGAGCCACGCTCTCTGATCCGTATCGCAATCTGACCGGTGGCAACCCCTTCCCGTTCTCGCGTGGATGGGTCACCGGAGCTTCTATGACCGGCGTTGCTCTGGGCTACAACGCGCCGTACACCATCGCGCTGAATGCCTCGGTGCAGCAGCAGATGACGAAGACGCTCGGCCTTCAGGTCGCCTACGTCGGTTCACTCGGTCATGACCTTCCCTTCGCGACCGACGTAAACTACCCCGTACCTTCGGCAACAGCGACGAACGCTTCAGCGAACGTGCTGGCACGCCGACCCAACCCGAAGTTCGGGCAGATCGCTCTGATCAATTCCGATCAGCGTTCGAACTACCACAGCCTGCAGGCCTCGGTGAATCAACGCCTTGCGTTCGGCCTGCAGTTCTCCGGTTATTACATCTGGTCGAAGTCCATCTCCAGCGTCGATCTGCAGCAGGCGGTGGCGAACTCCGGCGCGCAGGACTACTCGAAGCTTTCGGCAGAGCGTGGCCTCACGTCGAATGACACACGCAACTCTGTCGCGATTTCGCTCATCTGGGATCCGCACGTCCGTGCAGCCGATCGTTTCGTGCGCGCAACCGTCAACGGCTGGCGGGTCTCCGCCATCACCAAGTTGCGCAGCGGACAGCCGTTCACCATCCTGAACGGCGTCGATGCCAACCTCGATGGCTCGTCCAGCTACGATCGCGCACAGCTCGTCGGCGACCCGCATGTCGATCGTCCGCTCCCTTCGCGTTGGTTCAACACAGCCGCGTTCGCACAGAACGCAGTCACCACCGGCAAGCCTGTCGATGGGAGCTCGCCCCGTAACTTCCTCGAAGGTCCCGCGTTCCGCGACGTAGATATGTCGCTGGTGAGGAGCTTCCCTCTCCTGCGGAAGACGCGCCTGGAAGTGCGCGGCGACGCGACGAACATTCTCAACATCGCCAGCTACAGCACCCCCTCGCAGAACGGCCGCACCGTCAGCTCATCGCTCTTCGGACAGATCAGCACAGCGAACACGGTACGCACCCTGCAGGTCGGCGCAAAACTGCTCTTCTAA
- a CDS encoding beta-N-acetylhexosaminidase: MDTRATAQIGRTLQRIGRSIRSLLFFTVFAVGLHAQTPQALMPLPAAMHLNAEHLAITPGFATKVEGYDEPRLHRATERFLRVLSRRTGITVWDAAHPNATLLLKISGPSAPAQTATEDESYRLEITGANITITAANPLGAMHGLQTLLQLVQLDAHGFYIPAGTIEDHPRFAWRGLMLDTSRHFMPIEVIERNLDGMEAVKLNVFHWHLSDDQGFRAESHVLPHLTEAASDGLFYTQQQMREVVEYARDRGIRVIPEFDMPGHTSAVLAAYPELGSSDGPYRIERKWGIFDPALDPTREETFRFIDKLVAEMAAIFPDAYFHIGGDECNGKEWNANPRIREFMREHHLTDDRALQGYFSSRVQTIVAAHGKTAVGWEEILQPQTASDVVIQSWHGAKSLATAAGSNHAAILSKGYYLDLNLSASSHHAIDPLAGEVKQLTPSEQAHIIGGEAAMWTEYISSETVDSRIWPRGAAVAERLWSPPALLDDDIDFYRRLASLSTLLELYGLHHRSSYNEMLARIANGQDVAPLRVLGDVEEPPKQHDRAHLGQYTSFTPLNRMVDAISPESDTGRQFTALCRRILEGKATADEIAQAEALLHLWQQNDSRLRPLLAASALSDDLAASSSALSDAASIGVEALHAVTRKLPTTNAWRAQSLQSLEADAKPHGAMLLSNVEAIRTLVLASSGSDKLLPTPAR, encoded by the coding sequence ATGGATACGCGAGCTACAGCACAGATTGGGCGAACTTTGCAGCGCATTGGTAGATCCATCCGCAGCCTCCTCTTCTTTACGGTCTTTGCAGTGGGCCTGCATGCGCAAACGCCGCAAGCGCTTATGCCTCTGCCTGCGGCGATGCATCTGAACGCTGAGCATCTCGCCATCACTCCCGGGTTCGCGACCAAGGTTGAAGGTTACGACGAGCCTCGGCTTCATCGCGCTACGGAGCGATTCCTCCGCGTGCTCTCGAGACGCACCGGTATCACGGTGTGGGACGCCGCTCACCCCAACGCGACGCTGCTCTTGAAGATCTCAGGACCGAGCGCTCCCGCTCAAACCGCAACGGAGGATGAGTCCTATCGGCTGGAAATCACCGGCGCAAACATCACGATCACGGCGGCGAACCCGCTCGGCGCGATGCATGGTCTGCAGACGTTGTTGCAACTCGTGCAACTGGATGCGCATGGCTTCTACATCCCAGCCGGTACGATCGAAGACCATCCCCGCTTCGCTTGGCGCGGACTGATGCTCGACACAAGCCGTCACTTCATGCCGATCGAAGTGATCGAACGCAACCTCGACGGCATGGAAGCCGTAAAGCTCAACGTCTTTCACTGGCATCTCTCCGACGATCAAGGCTTCCGAGCTGAGAGCCACGTCCTGCCGCATCTCACAGAGGCCGCGTCAGACGGGCTGTTCTACACGCAGCAGCAGATGCGCGAGGTCGTTGAATACGCTCGTGACCGAGGCATTCGTGTCATTCCTGAGTTCGACATGCCGGGTCACACCAGCGCAGTCCTCGCCGCGTATCCTGAGCTTGGCAGCAGCGATGGGCCGTATCGTATCGAACGGAAATGGGGCATCTTCGACCCCGCTCTCGATCCAACGCGAGAAGAAACCTTCCGCTTCATCGACAAACTGGTGGCGGAGATGGCCGCGATCTTTCCCGACGCGTACTTCCACATCGGCGGCGATGAATGTAACGGCAAGGAGTGGAATGCGAATCCGCGTATTCGCGAGTTCATGCGCGAGCATCACCTTACGGACGATCGCGCGTTGCAGGGCTACTTCTCCAGCCGTGTGCAAACGATCGTCGCCGCGCACGGCAAAACGGCCGTTGGCTGGGAAGAGATACTTCAGCCCCAGACCGCATCGGACGTCGTGATCCAGTCCTGGCACGGAGCAAAATCACTGGCGACCGCTGCTGGCAGCAACCACGCCGCGATCCTCTCCAAAGGCTATTACCTCGACCTCAACCTTTCGGCGAGCAGCCATCACGCAATCGATCCTCTCGCCGGTGAGGTCAAGCAGCTAACACCGTCAGAGCAGGCTCACATCATTGGTGGAGAAGCCGCTATGTGGACGGAATACATCTCCAGCGAGACCGTCGACAGTCGAATCTGGCCGCGCGGCGCCGCTGTAGCCGAGAGGCTTTGGTCGCCGCCAGCGTTGCTCGACGACGACATCGACTTCTATCGCAGGCTCGCGTCACTCTCGACTCTGCTGGAACTCTACGGTCTACACCACCGCTCGTCTTACAACGAGATGCTCGCTCGCATAGCGAATGGTCAGGACGTAGCACCCCTCCGCGTTCTCGGCGACGTGGAGGAGCCGCCGAAACAACACGATCGCGCTCATCTCGGGCAATACACTTCCTTCACGCCGCTGAACCGCATGGTCGACGCCATCAGCCCTGAGAGCGATACGGGACGACAGTTCACCGCTCTCTGCCGGCGCATCCTCGAAGGGAAGGCAACCGCCGACGAGATCGCGCAAGCCGAAGCGCTCCTGCACCTGTGGCAGCAGAACGACAGCAGACTCCGCCCGCTGCTCGCAGCCTCCGCCCTGTCCGACGACCTCGCAGCATCATCGTCCGCGCTGTCGGACGCAGCTTCCATCGGCGTCGAAGCCCTGCATGCGGTAACGAGAAAGCTTCCCACCACCAATGCGTGGCGGGCCCAGTCGTTGCAGTCGCTCGAAGCCGATGCCAAGCCACATGGCGCGATGCTCCTCTCCAACGTCGAAGCCATCAGAACTCTCGTGCTCGCCTCGTCCGGCAGCGACAAGCTTCTACCCACGCCTGCCCGCTGA